One Elgaria multicarinata webbii isolate HBS135686 ecotype San Diego chromosome 6, rElgMul1.1.pri, whole genome shotgun sequence DNA segment encodes these proteins:
- the F2RL2 gene encoding proteinase-activated receptor 3, which produces MKTLLLLTSGLFFLSFCLCQKDSKCDNSSLACQNNTLSPKTFRGTPQDNYEEIPPSAIEGRQNTNCNKENKCFLETSSVSELKVDNTTIEYLTSTLSMKLIPAVYIAVVLIGVPSNAIILWMLFFRIRSVRTAIFYTNLAISDFLFCFMLLFKIIYHLNDNNWIFGEAMCRITTAIFFGNMYCSTLLLTCISISRYVAIVHPFTYRNLPKRPLATLACGIVWIIVFLYMLPLVIMKQSYKIKQLGIYTCHDVHNSCETLSPFQHYYFISLAVFGFVIPLCIVIFCYVSIIRTLKAYKQKWLWYIKVCLLILSIFAVCYTPSNVILIAHHVNSYYYSKDSLYIFYPIALCLSSLNSCLDPFLYFLMSKSKIIPVFNLPQLK; this is translated from the exons ATGAAAACTCTGCTCTTATTGACAAGTGGGCTGTTCTTTCTGTCCTTCTGTTTATGCCAGAAAG ACAGCAAATGTGACAACAGCAGCCTGGCCTGTCAAAACAATACATTGTCCCCTAAGACTTTCCGTGGCACTCCACAAGATAATTATGAGGAGATTCCTCCTTCTGCCATAGAAGGGAGGCAAAACACCAATTGCAACAAAGAAAATAAGTGCTTTTTAGAGACATCCAGTGTCTCAGAACTGAAAGTGGACAACACCACGATCGAGTACCTTACCAGTACCCTGAGTATGAAACTGATACCAGCTGTATACATTGCCGTTGTTTTAATAGGAGTACCATCAAATGCCATCATTCTATGGATGCTGTTTTTCAGAATCAGATCAGTCCGCACTGCCATATTCTACACAAACTTGGCCATCTCagattttctcttctgttttatgCTGCTATTCAAAATTATATACCACCTCAATGACAACAACTGGATATTTGGAGAAGCAATGTGCCGCATCACAACTGCCATCTTCTTTGGTAACATGTATTGTTCCACACTACTCCTCACCTGCATCAGCATCAGCCGTTATGTAGCCATTGTTCATCCATTTACTTACAGGAATCTGCCTAAGCGACCCTTAGCAACATTAGCCTGTGGGATAGTATGGATAATTGTCTTCTTATACATGTTGCCCCTGGTTATAATGAAGCAAAGCTACAAGATAAAGCAACTAGGTATCTATACCTGCCACGATGTACACAATAGCTGTGAAACACTGTCACCCTTCCAACACTATTATTTCATCTCTCTGGCAGTATTTGGATTCGTGATTCCTCTTTGTATTGTTATTTTTTGTTATGTTTCAATTATTCGAACACTCAAAGCTTACAAACAGAAGTGGCTATGGTACATCAAAGTCTGTCTCCTGATTCTTAGCATTTTTGCTGTTTGTTATACACCCAGCAATGTCATATTGATTGCTCATCATGTGAATTCCTATTATTATTCAAAAGatagtctatatattttttaCCCTATTGCTTTATGTCTAAGTAGTCTAAACAGTTGTCTTGATCCATTCCTTTACTTCCTGATGTCCAAATCAAAGATAATACCTGTGTTTAACTTACCACAGTTAAAATAG